DNA sequence from the Paenibacillus physcomitrellae genome:
CCGGCTTATTCGGCTGAAGGAGTGGCCCGGTATATGTTCGGGATTGAGAAGAAGCAGGATAAATTTGGGGATGAAATGATTCATCCATGGGTCGACTTTAAAAATAAGGATACCGTCCGGTTCGGCTAGGACGGGAAGGAGCGCAGCATGAATCAGGAACAGCAAATTATGCGTTGGATAGACGGTCATCAGGAGGAAATCATTGATTTTTTACGGCAGCTAATCCGGATTCCCAGCGTGAATCCTTGGTTTTTTGAGGAGCCGGGTCCCTCGAAGGAAAAGGACCTTCAGGAATTTTTGGCCGGGAAGCTGTCCGGGCTGGGCGCGAGGATCGAGCAGTGGGAGCCGGTTGCAGACGAGTTGAAGCAATATGAAGGCATGGCGGGTTATTACCCGGGCCGGGATTTTACAGGAAGACCGAATTTGGCTGCGACCTTCGATGGGGAAGCGGCAGGCAAGTCCCTGCTGCTGTTTGGCCATATTGATGTCGTCATGGCAGGCAGCAAATGGACGGTCGATCCGTTTGAAGGCCAGATCATCGACGGGAACATGTACGGCCGGGGCACGGTGGATATGAAGGGCGGCGTGGCGGCGATGATCATGGCCGTTGAGGCCGTGCTGCGCAGCGGCTTTAAGCCCAAAGGCTCCGTTATTGTAGGGACCGTAGTGGATGAGGAAGCCGGCGGCATGGGGGCGCTTGATTTCATTCATCACGGGTACCGGGCGGATGCCTGCATTTTGACAGAGCCAACATCCCTTACGATCGCTCCGCTGTGCAGAGGCATTTTATGGGGGAAAATCAAGGTCCAGGGCCGAAGTGGCCATATCGAAATGCCGCAGGCGGACTGGAAGGACGGCGGAGCGGTGGATGCGATCAAAAAGGCCCGGTATCTGCTTGATGAAATCGACCGCTTGAATGAGGATTGGGCGGTCCGCAAAACACATCCTTATTTGTCTATTCCGTGCCAGGTGCATGTAGCGCAGCTGAAGGCAGGGGAATACCCGACTTCGTTCGCCAATGAGGCGGAAATCGTGTTTAACGCGCAGTATCTGCCGTCCGAACGCGACGACAAGCTGGTCGGAGGCCATGTGAAAAAGGAATTGATAGATTTCCTGATGCAGGCGGCCCAAGCCGATCCCTGGCTGAGCGAACATCCGCCTGAAATCGAATGGCTGGTCGATGCCGATTGTGC
Encoded proteins:
- a CDS encoding ArgE/DapE family deacylase: MNQEQQIMRWIDGHQEEIIDFLRQLIRIPSVNPWFFEEPGPSKEKDLQEFLAGKLSGLGARIEQWEPVADELKQYEGMAGYYPGRDFTGRPNLAATFDGEAAGKSLLLFGHIDVVMAGSKWTVDPFEGQIIDGNMYGRGTVDMKGGVAAMIMAVEAVLRSGFKPKGSVIVGTVVDEEAGGMGALDFIHHGYRADACILTEPTSLTIAPLCRGILWGKIKVQGRSGHIEMPQADWKDGGAVDAIKKARYLLDEIDRLNEDWAVRKTHPYLSIPCQVHVAQLKAGEYPTSFANEAEIVFNAQYLPSERDDKLVGGHVKKELIDFLMQAAQADPWLSEHPPEIEWLVDADCAETDAGHPFVQTCVQSLQAIGESGKIEGLGFHTDMGWPVNVGIPTVNFGPGDPSLAHHSDEFTPVEEVIQAVKMIAKTIVDWCGVEEA